The Leptolyngbya sp. 'hensonii' DNA segment AGATCAGGAGATGAAGATCCTCACAGAGGATTTTCCCATTCCGGAAGAGAATGCTCTGGAGTCGCACCTAGAGCCTCTGATCGGGATTTCCCCTGAGACTGAGTCCCCTGGGGATGAAGCAGGAGCCCTGACTTACCCCCTGGAAGACCCATTGCACCTGGCTGAGCCAGTCCTGGCTCAGCCGATGGTACAGCCTGATCTCCCCCCCCGAAGGCGATCGCCTCTGTGGCTAATTGCTGGTGGCGGGCTGGGGATCATGGGCCTGCTAGGGGGGATGTATATGCTCACCCGGCCCTGTGTGATTGGGACTTGCGAGGCCATTCAAACGGCCCAGACCCTGAATCAAGAGGCGGCCCAGCAGGTCCAGCAGGCCAGATCCGAGCAGGATGTGATCCAGGCGCGTAAAAAGCTGGAAGTGGCCCTGGAAAATTTGGCGGCGATTCCGTCCTGGTCCAATCAACGATCCAACGCCCAGGCGCTCTCCCAGACCTATCAAGCAGAAGTAGAAGTACTCGATCGGGTGATCGCAGCCCAAAAACAGGCGATGACGGCGGCTCAAAAGAGTGCCAATCCTCCCCATCCCCTACAGGACTGGTTGGAGATTGAGGGCCTCTGGAAGGCGGCGATCGCCGAGTTGGTTCAGGTGCCTAAAGAGCATCCGGCTTATGCTCTGGCCCAACGCAAACAGGTGGAGTACAGCGCTAATCTGGCTGTGGTCCAGAAACGGATTCAGGCAGAGCGCCAGTCCCAGGAGAATCTGAAGCAGGGTAGGGCGACTGCTCGGGTGGCGGAAACGCTTCAGGGGATTGCTCAAAACCTGGAGAGCTGGCGACAAGTCCAGTCCACCTGGCAGATTGCTGTGGCGTCTTTGCAGAAGATTCCCCAGGGAACGGCGGCTTACTCGGAAGCCCAAGCTTTTTTGAAGGACTACCAGGCACAGTTGCTGAAGGCACGCAATCATGCGACCAGTGAACAACTGGCGGAGAAGGCTTATAAGCAAGCGGTAAAACTGGCTGGGGATGCGAAGAGCTTTGAACAGAAAGGTCAGTGGTCCCTGGCTGTTGCCTCCTGGCGAGAGGCGGTGAACCAGACTCAGCAAGTGCCAGCAGATACTTTCTATGCGAATGAGGCCCAGCCTTTAACCCAGCAATATACGGAGTCACTCACCGCAGCCGAGGAAAATCTGAGGCAGGTAGCCCTGATTCAGAAAACCAGAGTAGACCTGAGCCGCACCTGTTCCGGCCCGATTCAGATCTGTGACTACACGGTGACAGCCAATTTGATTAAGGTCAAACTCACAGTTGCCTACATGCGAGCCCTCATGCGGACTGGGATCACGGCCCAAAGCAAGGGGGATGTCAATGCCCAAATCCGGGTTAATGAGCATTTGCAAACCCTGCAGGCTGCTCTGGAGGCAATTAGTGAGAATTCTGGCATTCCGATCGAAATTTACTCCGCCAATGATTCTTTGATGGGGCGGTACATCCCATAGAGGGGCAACACATTTTGCTCTATCTCGTCTAAAAGTCCTTATGCTGGTGGATACATCTATATCGTGCCGCTATGGGTCAGCGCCTTTTTGCCCGTTTCTCTCCCTCATTCTGGGGGTTTTCCCCGATAAAAATAGTTCTCTCCCTCTGCTGTAGTCTGCTGCTGCTGGGAACCCTACCTGGGCTGGCCCTGGCTGACGAGTCTAAGTCAGCTACGTTGATTCAACCCTATCTGGATCGGGTGATTCAGCAGGTGACAGAGTTTAAGCTGAAGAATGGGCTGAAGTTTATTGTTCTGGAGCGGCATCAGGCTCCGGTGGTTTCCTTCCTCACCTATGCTGATGTGGGGGGCGTGGATGAACCGATGGGCAAAACTGGCATGGCACACTTCCTGGAGCATCTGGCTTTTAAAGGGACAACCCGCATTGGCACTGAGAATTATCGGGCTGAAAAACCCCTGTTAGATCAGCTCGATCGCTTGTCAGAGAAGATTCAGGCTGCGATCCAAACGGGAAAACAGGCTGAGGTTAAAACCTTAGAAGCGGAGTTTGAGCAGGTGAAGGCCAGGGCGGCCAAATATGTCAAACAGAATCAGCTCGGCCAAATTGTGGAGCAGTCGGGTGGGGTCGGTCTCAATGCCAACACATCGACCGATGCTACCCGTTACTTCTATAGTTTTCCTTCGAATAAGCTGGAACTCTGGATGTCTCTGGAATCAGAACGTTTCCTGGAGCCGGTGTTTCGGGAGTTTTATGAAGAAAAAGAGGTGATTCTGGAGGAGCGACGGCTGCGGGTTGAGAACTCTCCCGTGGGTCAACTGGCAGAGGCGATGCTGGATCAAGCGTTTCAGACCCATCCTTACCGTCGTCCGGTGATTGGGTACGAGCAGGACATTCGAAACCTGACCCGCAAGGACGTGCAGCAGTTTTTCAACCAGTACTATGTTCCTGCAAATCTGACGATCGCCATTGTGGGAGACGTCAATCCTGCTGAGGTGCAGCGGCTAGCTCAGATCTACTTTGGGCGGTATAAGGCTGGCACGAAACCTCCGATCGTCCAGACGATCGAGCCGCTCCAGACCTCAAGCCGGGAAGTTAGCTTAAAATTACCGTCCCAACCAGTCTATATGGAGGGGTACCACCGACCTGCTTTTAACCATCCCGATGATGTGATCTACAGCATGATGGGGTCTATCTTGAGCGATGGGCGCACCTCGCGCCTCTATCAATCCCTGGTGGAACGGCAACAACTGGCTTTGGTAGCGGATGGGTCGAATGGGTTTCCGGGAGATAAATTTCCGACCCTGATCCTGTTTTACGCTGAGCCAGCACCGGGACATACCCTGGAACAATTGGCCCAGGCCTTAGCTGTGGAAATTGACCGACTGAAAACGGAGCCAGTTACAGACCAGGAGTTGAGTCGGGTCAAGACCCAGGCCCGGGCCGGATTGCTGCGGGCCTTGCGCTCTAATTCGGGTATGGCGAGTCTGTTGCTGGAGTATGAGGTTAAGACGGGAGACTGGCGCAACCTGTTCAAGGAACTGGATGCGATTGCAGCCGTCACCCCTGACGACATCCAGCGGGTGGCCCGTGCGACCTTCCGCCCTGAAAATCGCATCGTTGCTCGCCTGCTCTCCGCTGAAAGGAAAGGATCATGAGAAAACGTCCGTTGGTATTGTTGCTGATCACTGCTCTGATCCCAATCCTGTTGCTGTTCTCCGCCAGCGCAACGGCTCAGGCGGCCCGACACTACGATGAGCTGACCTTTCCACCCCTGCCAGAAGTACAGATTCCGGCCTACAGCCGATTTGTGCTGGAGAACGGGATGGTGGTGTACCTGATGGAGAACCATGAGTTGCCCCTGGTGGGAGGGGTGGCAGTGGTGCGGACGGGCGATCGGCTTGAACCAGCAGATAAAGTCGGCCTGGGGTCGATCACCGGCGATGTATTGCGGGATGGGGGAACCCTGAAGCACCCGCCTGATCGGTTGAATGCGTTGCTCGAGCAACGGGCCGCTTCTGTGGAAAGTGGAATTGACTTGTCCAGCGGGTCAGTCAGTTTTTCAGCCCTGACCGAGAACCTCCCAGAGGTCTTCGACCTGTTTGCAGAGGTGATCCGGGAGCCCGCTTTTCCTCAGGAAAAGCTGGATCTGGCCAAGGTGCAGTGGCGGGGTAGTATTGCCCGGCGCAATGATGAACCGGGGGATATCGCCGATCGGGAATTTTCCAAGTTAATTTATGGCGCATCCAGTCCCTATGCCCGCACAGTGGAGTACGCCACCCTGGACAAGATTACCCGTGAGGATCTGGTTCAGTTTTATCAGCAGGATTTTCATCCCAACCGAATGATTGTCGGGATTGTGGGGGATTTTGACAGTCAGGCGATGCGATCGCAGATCCAGCAAAAATTTGGAGACTGGAAACCCCAGATTCAGAGGCAACAGCCTCCTTTACCGGGGGTGACTCAGGCAACCCTGAAAGGGATCTTTCTGGTGGATCAACCCCAGTTGACCCAGAGCTACATCCAGATGGGGCACCTGGGTGGGCTGCTCAATCATCCCGACTATGCGGCCCTGACAGTGATGGAGGGGGTGCTGAGTGGGTTTGGGGGCCGGTTATTTAACCAGGTGCGATCGCGCCAGGGACTGGCCTATTCGGTCTATGCCTCCTGGGGGGCAGGCTTTGACTATCCGGGTGTGTTCGTTGCGGGAGGAGAAACCCGATCGGAAGCCACGGTGCCGTTTATTCAGTCGGTGGTGAAGGAAATCGATCGCATCCGTCAGACGCCAATTACACCCCAGGAACTGGCCTATGCCAAGGATTCAGTCTTGAACTCTTTTGTGTTCAATTTTCAGCAACCGGGTCAGACCCTCTCCCGGTTGATCCAATATGAGTACTTTGGCTATCCTCAGGATTTTTTGTTCCAGTATCAGCGGGGGGTGGCTGCAACAACGATCGCCGATGTGCAGCGGGTCGCCCGCACCTACCTGCAACCGGAGAAACTCGTCACCCTGGTTGTCGGTAACAATGCCGCTATCAAGCCATCCCTCACCAGCCTGAAACCCTCAACGCCAGTGGTTCCGATCGACATCACGATTCCAGTTTCCAAATCCCGTTGAGGCCTGTCGGGTTAGTCAATCCTGCTTGAAATCGGACTCGTCATCAGCCAGATACAATCCTGACTGCTTCAGCAAGCTATCAACGAAGCACAACCACTGCTTGTGCTTAACGAACTCCAGTCAGAGCAGCCAGGTCATACTCATCATCCATGCGGGTGCGAATGAAGAACATACAGCCCTGACTGGTGGCGGGACCATGGATGGAACCCTTTTCGGAGCGAATATAGTCCCCTGGACCATAAACCTGTCCCTCAATGGTCAGATCGCCTTCCAGCATGTAGATTTCTTCCACCCCGGCATGGCGATGCAGGGGATAGGTCACTCCCGGTTCAGCCTTGAGGACCGCCACCACTTCCCGCCGGGCCGGGTTGACATGGAGTTGGGCAACGGTAACTCCCGGAATCCGATAAGGCTCCCAGTTCAGTTCACTGGCCCGCACCACCAGATCTGGCATATCAATTCTGGGCCTAGGCCTGGAGGCAAGCGGTGGGGGTAATTCAACCCCAATTCGATCGAACAACCGCTGTTTCAGGTCAGGGGCAGGGACGATCGGCGGCGTACTGTAGGCCAGGGCAGCAACAGCGGTCTGGAAATCTGCCAGTTCTGCCTCCAGATCGGAGCAGTCGGCTATCGACTGTTCCACCAATAGCCGTTCCTGTTCGTCCAGGATATCCAGGGCGTACAGGGCCACCAGGTCACAAAAACACAATTCTTCAGCCGCCATTTTGATTCATTTCACTGTTCGAGACTATATCTAGCGTTCCCTATTTCCAGCCACTGAGTGCCCCCTTGAGCTTACCCAGTCCTAAGCGAATGCGAGTTTTGACAGTACCCAAAGACATGCCAGTTTGCTGGGCAATCTCTGAATGGCTCAGGCCCCCATAGTAAGCCAGCTCAATCACCTGGCGTTGTTCGGCTGGTAACTGTTTGAGTGCGGTTATAACCTGAGCCCGTCGCTCCAGGTTCAGGGCGTCCTCAACTGGATCTACGCAGGGGGCTGCCGTTTGGATCTGTTCAGCATCCACGGAAATGGTTAACTTTGTCCCCAGGCGCTTCATGACGCGCAGACGATCGAGAATCCGGCTACGGGTGATCATAAACAACCAGGTATCCACCCGGCTGCGTTCCGGATCATAACGGGCAGCAGTGCGCCAAACCTGGGAAAACACATCCAGCACTGCCTCTTCGGCTTCTTCCACGGAACCCAGGCTCTTAAAAGCCACCCCGTAGAGAATGCGGGAGTAGCGATCGTACAGATCGGATAAGGCAGCCTGATCCTGCTGGGCAATGCGAGCCAGCAGGATCGTGTCTTGCGGGAGGGACGGAGCCGTCATGGACGTTAGGGGGTCAGATATTGCTGGACACCCAGAACCAGGTTGTCCGTCCAGTAAGTGGCCAGGTCTGCCTGTTCTGCTTCCACCATCACCCGAATCACCGGCTCAGTGCCTGATGCCCGGACCAGCACCCTGCCCTGTGCTCCCATAGCGGATTCTGCCTGGGCAATCAGGTTCTGGAGGGGTTCGCATTGTTGCCAGTTGAGGCGACGATCGCGGTCCTCGACACGAACATTTTTCAGCAATTGGGGATAGGGGTGAAAGCTTTGATCCATCAGTTCAGTCAGAGATTTGCCTGTGCCCTGGGCTAGGCTGGCTAAATGCAGGGCTGTCAACAGTCCATCCCCACTAACACTGTAATGGCGACAAAGAATATGGCCGGATTGTTCCCCACCCAGCATCGAGCCTGTCCGAATCATTTCGGCATGGACATATTGATCGCCAACGGCAGTTCGAATCAATTGACCACCAAATTTTTCCCAGGCCCGCTCAAAGCCCAGGTTGGCCATCACGGTCGAGATGATTGTATGGTTGGGCAATTGCTTGGTCTGACTCAGGGTACAGCCCCAGAAGTAAAGAATATAGTCTCCATCTACAACGCGCCCTTGCCGATCGACGGCCAGGACCCGATCGGCGTCGCCGTCAAAGGCAAATCCCAGGTCCGCATCGTGCTCCTGCACGGCAGCTTTCAGAGGGCCGAGGTGGGTGGAACCACAGTTGACATTGATGCGATCACCATCGGGCCGATTGTGTAGACAAATGACCTCTGCCCCCAGGGACTCGAAAACCTGGGGAGCCAAATGAACGGCTGCACCCCAGGCCAGATCAAGTACGACTCTTAGGCCTGCCAGACTGACACCAGGAATCAGAGGCTGTTGTAAGGAGGCCCGATAGGATTCCAGGAGTTCGGGGCGGTGATAATGGCGGCCCCAGGGTACCTTGTCTGAAGGGGAAGCAGCACCAGCCAGGTTGCTCCTGAGAACAGCCTCGATTTGCGCCTGTAGAGATGTGGGCAGTTTGGTTCCATCTGAACCAAAGAAT contains these protein-coding regions:
- a CDS encoding pitrilysin family protein, with the protein product MGQRLFARFSPSFWGFSPIKIVLSLCCSLLLLGTLPGLALADESKSATLIQPYLDRVIQQVTEFKLKNGLKFIVLERHQAPVVSFLTYADVGGVDEPMGKTGMAHFLEHLAFKGTTRIGTENYRAEKPLLDQLDRLSEKIQAAIQTGKQAEVKTLEAEFEQVKARAAKYVKQNQLGQIVEQSGGVGLNANTSTDATRYFYSFPSNKLELWMSLESERFLEPVFREFYEEKEVILEERRLRVENSPVGQLAEAMLDQAFQTHPYRRPVIGYEQDIRNLTRKDVQQFFNQYYVPANLTIAIVGDVNPAEVQRLAQIYFGRYKAGTKPPIVQTIEPLQTSSREVSLKLPSQPVYMEGYHRPAFNHPDDVIYSMMGSILSDGRTSRLYQSLVERQQLALVADGSNGFPGDKFPTLILFYAEPAPGHTLEQLAQALAVEIDRLKTEPVTDQELSRVKTQARAGLLRALRSNSGMASLLLEYEVKTGDWRNLFKELDAIAAVTPDDIQRVARATFRPENRIVARLLSAERKGS
- a CDS encoding pitrilysin family protein, coding for MRKRPLVLLLITALIPILLLFSASATAQAARHYDELTFPPLPEVQIPAYSRFVLENGMVVYLMENHELPLVGGVAVVRTGDRLEPADKVGLGSITGDVLRDGGTLKHPPDRLNALLEQRAASVESGIDLSSGSVSFSALTENLPEVFDLFAEVIREPAFPQEKLDLAKVQWRGSIARRNDEPGDIADREFSKLIYGASSPYARTVEYATLDKITREDLVQFYQQDFHPNRMIVGIVGDFDSQAMRSQIQQKFGDWKPQIQRQQPPLPGVTQATLKGIFLVDQPQLTQSYIQMGHLGGLLNHPDYAALTVMEGVLSGFGGRLFNQVRSRQGLAYSVYASWGAGFDYPGVFVAGGETRSEATVPFIQSVVKEIDRIRQTPITPQELAYAKDSVLNSFVFNFQQPGQTLSRLIQYEYFGYPQDFLFQYQRGVAATTIADVQRVARTYLQPEKLVTLVVGNNAAIKPSLTSLKPSTPVVPIDITIPVSKSR
- a CDS encoding cupin domain-containing protein — protein: MAAEELCFCDLVALYALDILDEQERLLVEQSIADCSDLEAELADFQTAVAALAYSTPPIVPAPDLKQRLFDRIGVELPPPLASRPRPRIDMPDLVVRASELNWEPYRIPGVTVAQLHVNPARREVVAVLKAEPGVTYPLHRHAGVEEIYMLEGDLTIEGQVYGPGDYIRSEKGSIHGPATSQGCMFFIRTRMDDEYDLAALTGVR
- a CDS encoding sigma-70 family RNA polymerase sigma factor, with product MTAPSLPQDTILLARIAQQDQAALSDLYDRYSRILYGVAFKSLGSVEEAEEAVLDVFSQVWRTAARYDPERSRVDTWLFMITRSRILDRLRVMKRLGTKLTISVDAEQIQTAAPCVDPVEDALNLERRAQVITALKQLPAEQRQVIELAYYGGLSHSEIAQQTGMSLGTVKTRIRLGLGKLKGALSGWK
- the glmM gene encoding phosphoglucosamine mutase gives rise to the protein MTLPKSSLFGTDGIRGRAGDLLTASLALQVGLAAGHILRQQAMTTRPILLGQDSRNSSDMLAMALAAGLTTAGLEVWNLGLCPTPAVAYLASTSDSLGGVMISASHNPPEDNGIKFFGSDGTKLPTSLQAQIEAVLRSNLAGAASPSDKVPWGRHYHRPELLESYRASLQQPLIPGVSLAGLRVVLDLAWGAAVHLAPQVFESLGAEVICLHNRPDGDRINVNCGSTHLGPLKAAVQEHDADLGFAFDGDADRVLAVDRQGRVVDGDYILYFWGCTLSQTKQLPNHTIISTVMANLGFERAWEKFGGQLIRTAVGDQYVHAEMIRTGSMLGGEQSGHILCRHYSVSGDGLLTALHLASLAQGTGKSLTELMDQSFHPYPQLLKNVRVEDRDRRLNWQQCEPLQNLIAQAESAMGAQGRVLVRASGTEPVIRVMVEAEQADLATYWTDNLVLGVQQYLTP